A region from the Melioribacter roseus P3M-2 genome encodes:
- the mtgA gene encoding monofunctional biosynthetic peptidoglycan transglycosylase has protein sequence MKIIKFMLKLIGLFTALNLLIILFFRFINPASTAFINYDLGLGSFFKTNYSENYSPVSLCNISRYMQLSVVASEDQRFFDHWGFDIAQIQKAIKENKKRKIARGASTITMQVAKNLFLWRSKSLIRKGMEVYYTILIELLWSKERILEVYLNSAELGDRIYGVKAAASRYFRLNPKKLNAKQSALLAATLPSPKKRNPSRATPYLIRRQGEIIRQMNLLGGLEFIKRKVNCSSVF, from the coding sequence ATGAAAATTATCAAGTTTATGCTCAAATTAATAGGGCTATTTACAGCTCTGAATCTGTTGATAATATTATTCTTCAGATTTATTAATCCTGCTTCGACAGCTTTTATAAATTATGATTTAGGGCTCGGCTCATTTTTCAAGACCAATTATTCGGAAAACTATTCGCCGGTAAGTCTGTGTAATATATCCAGATATATGCAATTAAGCGTGGTAGCCTCCGAGGATCAACGGTTTTTCGACCATTGGGGTTTTGATATCGCTCAGATTCAAAAAGCAATAAAGGAAAATAAAAAACGGAAAATCGCACGCGGAGCAAGCACAATTACAATGCAAGTAGCGAAAAATTTATTTTTATGGCGAAGTAAAAGCTTGATAAGAAAAGGGATGGAAGTCTATTATACAATACTAATCGAATTGCTATGGAGTAAGGAACGAATTCTGGAAGTTTATTTGAACAGCGCCGAACTGGGGGACAGGATTTATGGCGTCAAAGCGGCTGCTTCGAGATATTTCCGTTTAAACCCTAAGAAGCTTAATGCTAAGCAATCGGCTCTTCTTGCGGCGACTTTGCCTAGCCCTAAAAAGAGAAATCCTTCTAGAGCAACCCCTTATCTGATCAGAAGGCAGGGGGAAATAATCAGACAAATGAATTTACTGGGCGGTCTGGAATTTATAAAAAGAAAAGTTAATTGTTCGTCGGTTTTCTGA
- a CDS encoding surface-adhesin E family protein → MLILVYIIQIILPLFQSDSENWVPVENYREGKLYVDASSLKKFDDDYYVWVLEEHDPPVKIESIDKKIYKTKTYFVINKPSKRYSIIQIIFYDINNNVLKSYSYNISEQVKYTSPILEGSKIESVMIQCIMLTDVRKPTNN, encoded by the coding sequence GTGCTTATATTAGTATATATAATACAAATAATTCTTCCTCTTTTTCAATCCGATTCTGAAAATTGGGTACCTGTTGAAAATTACAGGGAAGGTAAATTATACGTAGACGCATCCTCGCTTAAAAAATTCGACGACGACTATTATGTATGGGTACTGGAAGAACACGACCCTCCGGTCAAAATCGAATCGATCGACAAAAAAATCTACAAAACCAAGACTTACTTTGTAATCAACAAACCTTCAAAACGTTACAGTATTATTCAGATTATTTTCTACGATATTAACAACAATGTATTAAAGAGTTATTCTTACAATATTTCCGAACAAGTAAAGTATACCTCCCCTATATTGGAGGGGTCAAAAATAGAATCGGTTATGATACAATGCATAATGTTAACCGATGTCAGAAAACCGACGAACAATTAA
- a CDS encoding DUF1801 domain-containing protein translates to MSELKTKPNKKSVKEFLNSITDENKKNDCRELAKLMEELSGDKPVMWGDSIVGFGKYHYVYKTGREGDWFRIGFSPRKQNIAVYLMPCIEEKKLEGLGKYKNGKSCLYIKNLSDVNLNILKKVLKRALRLTEHYV, encoded by the coding sequence ATGAGCGAATTAAAAACTAAACCGAATAAAAAGAGCGTCAAAGAATTTTTGAATTCAATAACCGACGAAAACAAGAAAAATGATTGCAGAGAACTTGCTAAGTTAATGGAAGAATTAAGCGGCGACAAACCTGTTATGTGGGGAGATTCTATAGTAGGCTTCGGTAAGTATCATTATGTCTACAAAACCGGTAGAGAGGGCGATTGGTTCAGAATCGGATTTTCTCCGAGGAAACAAAATATTGCCGTGTACTTAATGCCGTGCATTGAAGAAAAAAAACTTGAGGGACTGGGAAAATATAAAAACGGCAAATCGTGTCTTTATATAAAAAATCTATCCGATGTCAATCTGAATATTCTTAAGAAAGTATTAAAGCGGGCTCTCAGACTAACGGAACATTATGTCTGA